One segment of Triticum aestivum cultivar Chinese Spring chromosome 2A, IWGSC CS RefSeq v2.1, whole genome shotgun sequence DNA contains the following:
- the LOC123185613 gene encoding NAC transcription factor 56-like, producing MAMAPPPVPSLPLGYVFRPKARELIQHYLAPKALGGYVTPGLVAEGVDVFSAAPDELPFSRSHRRESGEVWGYFFAAHPAGERAPAPGGCWIPYGPEKAYRGGTGGEAVAFRRRLAYYVAWRGGDGVWARTPWLMAEYRLNKGGAAFRCARPGPEANMDCVVRKVFTKPAVPPPSARSSDRAPAPGTAARTRKPATPARSRRGSALDGSS from the coding sequence ATGGCAATggcgcctccgcccgtgccgagcCTGCCGCTGGGCTACGTGTTCAGACCCAAGGCCCGGGAGCTCATTCAGCACTACCTCGCCCCCAAGGCACTGGGCGGCTACGTCACCCCGGGCTTGGTGGCGGAGGGCGTGGACGTCTTCTCCGCGGCCCCGGATGAGCTCCCCTTCAGCCGCAGCCACCGGCGGGAGAGCGGCGAGGTGTGGGGCTACTTCTTCGCGGCGCACCCCGCCGGGGAGAGGGCCCCGGCGCCGGGCGGGTGCTGGATCCCGTACGGTCCCGAGAAGGCGTACCGCGGCGGGACCGGTGGGGAGGCGGTCGCCTTCAGGCGCAGGCTCGCGTACTACGTCGcgtggcggggcggcgacggggtatGGGCGCGGACGCCGTGGCTGATGGCGGAGTACCGGCTCAACAAGGGCGGCGCCGCCTTCCGCTGCGCGCGGCCCGGCCCCGAGGCGAACATGGACTGCGTGGTCCGCAAGGTCTTCACGAAGCCGGCGGTCCCTCCGCCGTCTGCCCGCTCCAGCGATCGGGCTCCAGCTCCAGGTACCGCAGCGCGGACGAGGAAGCCGGCTACCCCGGCGAGGAGCAGGCGAGGAAGCGCGCTCGATGGGTCTAGTTGA